Proteins from a genomic interval of Trifolium pratense cultivar HEN17-A07 linkage group LG6, ARS_RC_1.1, whole genome shotgun sequence:
- the LOC123892707 gene encoding G-type lectin S-receptor-like serine/threonine-protein kinase At1g11330 isoform X1: MASLNHNINHLFITLLIFCTFFSCYSSLNDTITSSKSLKDQQTITSNNTNFKLGFFSPINSTNRYLGIWYINETNNIWIANRDQPLKDSNGIVSIDKDGNLVILNNQNGTIIWTTNISNTSTNSTAQLNDSGNLILRDNNSGIIIWDSFSHPADAAVPTMRISTNKITGKKIAFVARKSDNDPSSGPFSASIERLGTPEVFIWHDTNIHWRTGPWNGRVFLGSPRMLTLYLSGWRLVQDDDETYLTYDFNDKTMFAILSLTPHGKLRLFEYRNKKVTVNITVGQNECDLYGKCGPFGNCDNSRVPICSCFEGFEPTNLVEWSLNNWTNGCVRKEGFNFKCEMLKINGSSEFKQDGFLVKQNMKVPDFIERSDGDQNKCGPDCLANCSCLAHAYDPNIGCMYWSRELVDLQKFPFGGVDLFIRVPAEIVADNKKKKELNKSFIIIPIVGGIGAFTLVICAYLLWRKCSARHRERHPQKSIMRGQNQMKLDELPLYDFKKLETATNSFHIGNMLGKGGFGPVYKGIMEDGHEIAVKRLSKASGQGIEEFMNEVLVISKLQHRNLVRLLGCCVENGEQILVYEFMPNKSLDAFLFDPLQNKILDWRKRSNIIEGIARGILYLHRDSRLKIIHRDLKASNILLDGDMIPKISDFGLARIVKGGEDDEANTNRVVGTYGYMPPEYAMEGLFSEKSDVYSFGVLLLEIVSGRRNSSFYNHEDSLSLIGFAWKLWLEDNIISLIDPEVWDACNESSMLRCIQIGLLCVQELPRERPNISTVVLMLISEITHLPPPGKVAFVYKQNPSTKSSQKSHESNSNNNVTLSEVHGR, translated from the exons ATGGCTTCCCTAAATCATAACATAAATCACTTGTTCATTACTTTGCTCATATTTTGTACCTTTTTTTCATGTTATAGTTCACTCAACGACACAATTACATCATCCAAATCACTCAAAGACCAACAAACAATAACCTCAAACAACACAAACTTCAAGCTAGGATTTTTCAGCCCAATAAATTCAACAAACCGTTACCTAGGAATTTGGTACATCAATGAAACCAACAACATATGGATTGCAAACAGAGATCAACCTCTTAAAGATTCAAATGGAATAGTCTCAATTGACAAAGATGGAAATCTTGTAATATTGAACAATCAAAATGGTACCATCATTTGGACAACAAATATTTCAAATACTTCAACAAATTCAACAGCTCAACTTAATGATTCAGGAAACTTGATTCTAAGGGACAACAATTCTGGAATAATAATTTGGGATAGTTTCTCACACCCTGCAGATGCAGCTGTTCCAACTATGAGAATTtctactaataaaataacaggTAAGAAAATAGCTTTTGTAGCAAGAAAAAGTGACAATGATCCTTCTTCAGGACCATTTTCAGCCAGTATTGAAAGATTGGGTACCCCGGAAGTGTTTATTTGGcatgatacaaatattcatTGGAGAACTGGtccatggaatggaagagtttTTCTCGGATCGCCAAGAATGTTAACCTTGTATTTATCCGGTTGGCGTTTAGTTCAGGACGATGATGAAACTTATTTAACTTACGATTTCAACGACAAAACTATGTTTGCAATTCTCTCATTGACACCACATGGAAAACTTAGGTTGTTTGAATATAGGAATAAAAAGGTAACTGTTAATATTACTGTTGGTCAAAATGAGTGTGATTTATATGGAAAATGTGGACCTTTTGGGAATTGTGATAATTCTAGAGTACCAATTTGTAGCTGTTTTGAGGGGTTTGAGCCAACGAATTTGGTGGAGTGGAGTTTAAATAACTGGACTAATGGTTGTGTGAGGAAAGAAGGATTTAACTTCAAGTGTGAGATGTTGAAGATTAATGGATCAAGTGAATTCAAACAAGATGGATTTTTGGTGAAACAAAATATGAAAGTTCCTGATTTTATTGAGAGATCAGATGGTGATCAAAACAAGTGTGGACCAGATTGTTTGGCAAATTGTTCTTGTTTGGCACATGCATACGATCCTAACATAGGTTGTATGTATTGGAGTCGAGAGTTAGTTGATTTGCAAAAATTTCCTTTTGGAGGAGTTGATCTCTTCATTCGTGTACCGGCTGAAATAG TTGCagataataaaaagaaaaaagagctCAACAAGAGTTTTATAATCATTCCTATTGTTGGAGGGATAGGAGCATTTACCTTGGTTATATGTGCTTACCTTTTGTGGAGGAAATGTTCTGCTAGACATAGAG AAAGACATCCTCAAAAATCGATTATGAGAGGacaaaatcaaatgaaattgGATGAGCTACCACTATATGATTTCAAAAAGCTCGAAACTGCCACAAACAGTTTTCACATTGGTAATATGCTCGGAAAGGGAGGTTTTGGACCAGTATACAAG GGAATAATGGAAGATGGTCATGAAATTGCGGTGAAAAGACTCTCAAAAGCATCTGGACAAGGAATAGAAGAATTCATGAATGAAGTATTAGTGATTTCAAAACTTCAACATCGAAATCTTGTGAGACTTCTTGGTTGTTGTGTTGAAAACGGCGAACAAATTTTGGTTTATGAGTTCATGCCAAATAAGAGTTTGGATGCCTTTCTCTTTG atccactacaaaacaaaattttagatTGGAGAAAGAGGTCAAACATAATCGAAGGAATAGCTCGAGGTATACTCTATCTTCATAGAGACTCGAGACTAAAGATCATACATAGAGATTTGAAAGCAAGCAACATCTTACTTGATGGTGACATGATTCCAAAAATATCAGACTTTGGTTTAGCTAGAATTGTTAAAGGAGGCGAAGATGACGAAGCTAACACAAACAGAGTTGTTGGAACATA TGGTTATATGCCGCCTGAATATGCAATGGAGGGACTTTTCTCTGAGAAATCAGATGTCTATAGCTTTGGGGTTTTATTGCTAGAGATTGTTAGCGGAAGAAGAAATAGTAGCTTTTATAACCACGAGGATTCTCTTAGTCTCATAGGCTTT GCATGGAAGCTATGGTTAGAAGACAACATTATATCTCTAATAGATCCAGAAGTATGGGATGCATGCAATGAGAGCAGCATGTTGAGGTGCATACAAATAGGACTTCTTTGTGTGCAAGAACTTCCAAGAGAAAGACCAAATATATCAACTGTTGTTTTGATGCTCATAAGTGAGATTACACATCTTCCTCCTCCAGGGAAAGTTGCATTTGTTTACAAGCAAAATCCAAGTACAAAATCTTCTCAAAAAAGTCATGAATCTAACTCAAACAACAATGTaactctgagtgaagttcatgGCAGATAA
- the LOC123892707 gene encoding G-type lectin S-receptor-like serine/threonine-protein kinase At1g11330 isoform X2 has product MASLNHNINHLFITLLIFCTFFSCYSSLNDTITSSKSLKDQQTITSNNTNFKLGFFSPINSTNRYLGIWYINETNNIWIANRDQPLKDSNGIVSIDKDGNLVILNNQNGTIIWTTNISNTSTNSTAQLNDSGNLILRDNNSGIIIWDSFSHPADAAVPTMRISTNKITGKKIAFVARKSDNDPSSGPFSASIERLGTPEVFIWHDTNIHWRTGPWNGRVFLGSPRMLTLYLSGWRLVQDDDETYLTYDFNDKTMFAILSLTPHGKLRLFEYRNKKVTVNITVGQNECDLYGKCGPFGNCDNSRVPICSCFEGFEPTNLVEWSLNNWTNGCVRKEGFNFKCEMLKINGSSEFKQDGFLVKQNMKVPDFIERSDGDQNKCGPDCLANCSCLAHAYDPNIGCMYWSRELVDLQKFPFGGVDLFIRVPAEIVADNKKKKELNKSFIIIPIVGGIGAFTLVICAYLLWRKCSARHRERHPQKSIMRGQNQMKLDELPLYDFKKLETATNSFHIGNMLGKGGFGPVYKGIMEDGHEIAVKRLSKASGQGIEEFMNEVLVISKLQHRNLVRLLGCCVENGEQILVYEFMPNKSLDAFLFDWRKRSNIIEGIARGILYLHRDSRLKIIHRDLKASNILLDGDMIPKISDFGLARIVKGGEDDEANTNRVVGTYGYMPPEYAMEGLFSEKSDVYSFGVLLLEIVSGRRNSSFYNHEDSLSLIGFAWKLWLEDNIISLIDPEVWDACNESSMLRCIQIGLLCVQELPRERPNISTVVLMLISEITHLPPPGKVAFVYKQNPSTKSSQKSHESNSNNNVTLSEVHGR; this is encoded by the exons ATGGCTTCCCTAAATCATAACATAAATCACTTGTTCATTACTTTGCTCATATTTTGTACCTTTTTTTCATGTTATAGTTCACTCAACGACACAATTACATCATCCAAATCACTCAAAGACCAACAAACAATAACCTCAAACAACACAAACTTCAAGCTAGGATTTTTCAGCCCAATAAATTCAACAAACCGTTACCTAGGAATTTGGTACATCAATGAAACCAACAACATATGGATTGCAAACAGAGATCAACCTCTTAAAGATTCAAATGGAATAGTCTCAATTGACAAAGATGGAAATCTTGTAATATTGAACAATCAAAATGGTACCATCATTTGGACAACAAATATTTCAAATACTTCAACAAATTCAACAGCTCAACTTAATGATTCAGGAAACTTGATTCTAAGGGACAACAATTCTGGAATAATAATTTGGGATAGTTTCTCACACCCTGCAGATGCAGCTGTTCCAACTATGAGAATTtctactaataaaataacaggTAAGAAAATAGCTTTTGTAGCAAGAAAAAGTGACAATGATCCTTCTTCAGGACCATTTTCAGCCAGTATTGAAAGATTGGGTACCCCGGAAGTGTTTATTTGGcatgatacaaatattcatTGGAGAACTGGtccatggaatggaagagtttTTCTCGGATCGCCAAGAATGTTAACCTTGTATTTATCCGGTTGGCGTTTAGTTCAGGACGATGATGAAACTTATTTAACTTACGATTTCAACGACAAAACTATGTTTGCAATTCTCTCATTGACACCACATGGAAAACTTAGGTTGTTTGAATATAGGAATAAAAAGGTAACTGTTAATATTACTGTTGGTCAAAATGAGTGTGATTTATATGGAAAATGTGGACCTTTTGGGAATTGTGATAATTCTAGAGTACCAATTTGTAGCTGTTTTGAGGGGTTTGAGCCAACGAATTTGGTGGAGTGGAGTTTAAATAACTGGACTAATGGTTGTGTGAGGAAAGAAGGATTTAACTTCAAGTGTGAGATGTTGAAGATTAATGGATCAAGTGAATTCAAACAAGATGGATTTTTGGTGAAACAAAATATGAAAGTTCCTGATTTTATTGAGAGATCAGATGGTGATCAAAACAAGTGTGGACCAGATTGTTTGGCAAATTGTTCTTGTTTGGCACATGCATACGATCCTAACATAGGTTGTATGTATTGGAGTCGAGAGTTAGTTGATTTGCAAAAATTTCCTTTTGGAGGAGTTGATCTCTTCATTCGTGTACCGGCTGAAATAG TTGCagataataaaaagaaaaaagagctCAACAAGAGTTTTATAATCATTCCTATTGTTGGAGGGATAGGAGCATTTACCTTGGTTATATGTGCTTACCTTTTGTGGAGGAAATGTTCTGCTAGACATAGAG AAAGACATCCTCAAAAATCGATTATGAGAGGacaaaatcaaatgaaattgGATGAGCTACCACTATATGATTTCAAAAAGCTCGAAACTGCCACAAACAGTTTTCACATTGGTAATATGCTCGGAAAGGGAGGTTTTGGACCAGTATACAAG GGAATAATGGAAGATGGTCATGAAATTGCGGTGAAAAGACTCTCAAAAGCATCTGGACAAGGAATAGAAGAATTCATGAATGAAGTATTAGTGATTTCAAAACTTCAACATCGAAATCTTGTGAGACTTCTTGGTTGTTGTGTTGAAAACGGCGAACAAATTTTGGTTTATGAGTTCATGCCAAATAAGAGTTTGGATGCCTTTCTCTTTG atTGGAGAAAGAGGTCAAACATAATCGAAGGAATAGCTCGAGGTATACTCTATCTTCATAGAGACTCGAGACTAAAGATCATACATAGAGATTTGAAAGCAAGCAACATCTTACTTGATGGTGACATGATTCCAAAAATATCAGACTTTGGTTTAGCTAGAATTGTTAAAGGAGGCGAAGATGACGAAGCTAACACAAACAGAGTTGTTGGAACATA TGGTTATATGCCGCCTGAATATGCAATGGAGGGACTTTTCTCTGAGAAATCAGATGTCTATAGCTTTGGGGTTTTATTGCTAGAGATTGTTAGCGGAAGAAGAAATAGTAGCTTTTATAACCACGAGGATTCTCTTAGTCTCATAGGCTTT GCATGGAAGCTATGGTTAGAAGACAACATTATATCTCTAATAGATCCAGAAGTATGGGATGCATGCAATGAGAGCAGCATGTTGAGGTGCATACAAATAGGACTTCTTTGTGTGCAAGAACTTCCAAGAGAAAGACCAAATATATCAACTGTTGTTTTGATGCTCATAAGTGAGATTACACATCTTCCTCCTCCAGGGAAAGTTGCATTTGTTTACAAGCAAAATCCAAGTACAAAATCTTCTCAAAAAAGTCATGAATCTAACTCAAACAACAATGTaactctgagtgaagttcatgGCAGATAA